One genomic window of Clostridioides sp. ES-S-0054-01 includes the following:
- a CDS encoding alpha-hydroxy-acid oxidizing protein, whose protein sequence is MSIYKCSVCGYIYDESKNDKTWDELNEDWECPVCTKGRSYFGKISTVYYEEDEKESEYIVEDESKLNSEKAGDLNYLSTYLRRDDEVEKHMDIIHEMAVTGKSIIEPMRTKLPVISWDDILIMGAQLNPLPLNEHDEVNTTTIIGKKAKKPMVIENPVYISHMSFGALSKELKIALAKGAAKNKTAMCSGEGGILPEEKEASYKYIFEYVPNKYSVTEENLKNSDAIEIKIGQGTKPGMGGHLPGEKVTEEIAKVRNKPVGQDVISPSCFEEIQSKEDLKKLVDELREVSEGRPIGVKISAGHIEKDMEFIAYAKPDFVTIDGRGGATGASPKLLKDATSIPTIFALYRARKYIDTHGLDIDLVITGGLRISTDFAKAIAMGADAVAIASSALMAAACQQYRICGSGKCPVGVATQDEGLRKRLHIENSANRVANFLNVSLEELKTFARVSGHKDIHDLSVDDLYTVNSEISNYTNIRHV, encoded by the coding sequence ATGTCAATTTATAAATGTAGTGTTTGTGGATATATTTATGATGAATCTAAGAATGATAAAACATGGGATGAATTAAATGAAGACTGGGAATGCCCTGTATGTACAAAAGGTCGTAGTTATTTTGGAAAGATAAGTACTGTTTACTATGAAGAAGATGAAAAGGAAAGTGAATATATAGTTGAAGATGAATCCAAATTAAATAGTGAAAAAGCAGGAGATTTAAATTACTTAAGTACATATTTAAGAAGAGATGATGAAGTTGAAAAGCACATGGACATAATTCACGAAATGGCTGTTACAGGAAAATCTATAATAGAACCTATGAGAACTAAACTACCAGTAATTTCTTGGGATGACATTTTGATTATGGGTGCTCAGTTAAATCCACTGCCTTTAAATGAACATGATGAAGTAAATACAACGACGATAATAGGGAAAAAAGCAAAAAAACCTATGGTTATAGAAAATCCAGTATATATTTCTCACATGTCATTTGGGGCTTTATCTAAAGAATTAAAGATAGCTTTGGCAAAGGGTGCAGCTAAAAATAAGACAGCTATGTGTAGTGGTGAAGGTGGTATATTACCAGAAGAGAAGGAAGCTTCATACAAGTATATTTTTGAATATGTGCCAAATAAGTACAGTGTCACTGAAGAAAATCTTAAAAATTCTGATGCTATAGAGATAAAAATTGGTCAAGGGACGAAACCTGGTATGGGAGGTCATCTTCCTGGAGAAAAAGTTACTGAAGAAATAGCAAAAGTAAGAAATAAGCCTGTAGGTCAAGATGTAATAAGCCCATCTTGTTTTGAGGAAATACAATCTAAAGAAGATTTAAAGAAACTTGTAGATGAACTTAGAGAAGTTTCAGAAGGGCGTCCAATAGGTGTTAAAATCTCAGCAGGTCATATTGAAAAAGATATGGAATTTATAGCTTATGCTAAACCTGATTTTGTGACTATTGACGGTCGTGGTGGAGCTACTGGAGCAAGTCCAAAGTTGCTTAAAGATGCAACTTCAATTCCAACAATATTTGCTCTTTACCGTGCTAGAAAATACATAGATACACATGGATTAGATATAGACTTAGTTATAACAGGTGGTCTTCGTATATCTACTGATTTTGCTAAGGCAATAGCTATGGGAGCTGATGCAGTTGCTATTGCAAGTTCTGCGCTTATGGCAGCGGCATGTCAACAATATCGTATATGTGGTTCTGGTAAGTGTCCTGTAGGGGTAGCTACTCAAGATGAGGGATTGAGAAAAAGATTACATATAGAAAATAGTGCCAATAGGGTTGCAAACTTCTTAAATGTGAGTTTAGAAGAACTTAAGACTTTTGCTAGAGTTTCTGGTCATAAGGATATACATGATTTAAGTGTTGATGATTTGTATACAGTTAACTCTGAAATATCAAATTATACAAATATACGACACGTATAG
- a CDS encoding DEAD/DEAH box helicase, protein MDFKSLGISENTINILRKSGITTPTPIQKESIQLIKAGKDVIAEAQTGTGKTLAFLLPIFENISLDINDIQVLILSPTRELAIQITEEAMKLKESKDVSILAAYGGKDIGSQIKKLKGNIHMIIATPGRLLDHLNRKTIDLSKLKTFVLDEADQMLLMGFKNEVEAILKETSTKKQTLCFSATMNSQVKKLAYRYTKNPVVVSIQKEEIALNNIKQEVVETTDRKKLDALCKVLDEDNPFMAIIFCRTKRRVDNLEEALAIRGYNCQKLHSDIAQSKRERIMKSFRNLDIQYLIATDVASRGLDISGVSHIYNYDLPETPEDYIHRIGRTGRAGEEGYTCAFIDPKNERMLSEIETAIESKISRRIIEL, encoded by the coding sequence ATGGATTTTAAAAGCTTAGGGATTAGTGAAAATACAATAAACATTCTAAGAAAATCAGGAATAACAACACCTACACCTATACAAAAAGAAAGTATTCAATTAATAAAAGCAGGAAAAGATGTCATAGCAGAGGCTCAAACTGGGACAGGAAAAACATTAGCTTTTTTACTTCCGATATTTGAAAATATATCACTAGATATAAATGATATACAAGTGCTTATACTTTCTCCTACAAGAGAACTAGCTATTCAAATAACAGAAGAAGCTATGAAACTTAAAGAGTCTAAAGATGTAAGTATTCTAGCAGCCTATGGAGGAAAAGATATTGGTTCTCAAATAAAGAAGCTAAAAGGAAATATTCATATGATTATAGCTACACCAGGTAGACTTTTAGACCATCTAAATAGAAAAACAATTGACCTTAGTAAGTTAAAAACTTTTGTTTTAGATGAGGCAGACCAAATGTTGCTTATGGGATTTAAAAATGAAGTTGAGGCTATTTTAAAAGAAACTTCAACTAAAAAGCAGACATTATGTTTTTCTGCAACTATGAACTCCCAAGTAAAAAAATTAGCTTATAGATATACAAAAAATCCAGTTGTAGTTTCTATACAAAAAGAAGAAATTGCTCTTAATAATATAAAACAAGAAGTAGTGGAAACTACAGATAGAAAAAAATTGGATGCTCTATGTAAAGTTTTAGATGAAGACAATCCTTTTATGGCTATAATATTTTGTAGAACTAAAAGAAGAGTTGACAATCTTGAAGAAGCTCTTGCTATAAGAGGATATAATTGTCAAAAACTGCATAGTGATATTGCTCAGTCAAAACGAGAGAGAATAATGAAATCATTTAGAAATTTAGATATACAATATCTTATAGCTACAGATGTGGCTTCTCGTGGTCTTGATATATCTGGAGTAAGTCATATATATAATTACGATTTACCAGAAACACCTGAAGACTATATTCATCGTATTGGCAGAACTGGCAGGGCTGGTGAAGAAGGCTATACATGTGCTTTTATTGACCCTAAAAATGAACGAATGTTAAGTGAAATAGAGACAGCTATAGAATCTAAAATTAGTAGAAGAATTATAGAGTTATAA
- the nifV gene encoding homocitrate synthase, with protein sequence MCIISKDRAKEIKIVDTTLRDGEQTAGVVFANREKIMIAEMLSDLGVDQIEVGIPTMGGDEKNVIKHICSRNLKSDIMAWNRAVIKDVEESISCGVDAVAISISVSDIHIENKLRTSRGWVLENMAKTVEFAKKNGLYVSVNGEDASRADIDFLTEFINVGKQAGADRFRYCDTVGVMNPFSIKNVIETLYERTNFDIEMHTHNDFGMATANALAGIAAGANYVGVTVNGLGERAGNAALEEVLMALKCVYKCDLNNIDTRKFRGICEYVAQASGRILPTWKAVVGDNMFIHESGIHADGALKDPHNYEPFDPSEVNLERKIVIGKHSGRAAVINKLSEYEMYISPENATKLLNAIRATSIRLKRSLMDKEILQLYCDILAHEKGTTEEEAVRGSYI encoded by the coding sequence ATGTGCATTATATCAAAAGATAGAGCAAAGGAAATAAAAATAGTAGATACTACTTTAAGAGATGGAGAACAAACAGCTGGGGTTGTATTTGCAAATAGAGAAAAAATAATGATTGCTGAAATGCTAAGTGACCTAGGTGTTGACCAAATCGAAGTTGGTATACCTACTATGGGTGGAGATGAAAAAAATGTAATAAAGCACATATGTAGTAGAAATTTAAAATCAGATATAATGGCTTGGAATAGAGCAGTAATAAAAGATGTTGAAGAATCTATTTCTTGTGGTGTTGATGCAGTAGCTATATCAATATCAGTATCTGACATTCATATAGAGAATAAACTTAGAACTTCTAGAGGTTGGGTTTTAGAAAACATGGCTAAAACAGTTGAATTTGCAAAGAAAAATGGATTATATGTTTCAGTAAATGGAGAAGATGCTTCAAGAGCAGATATAGACTTCTTAACTGAATTTATAAATGTTGGAAAACAAGCAGGGGCAGATAGATTTAGATACTGTGATACAGTAGGAGTTATGAATCCTTTTTCTATAAAGAATGTAATAGAGACTCTTTATGAAAGAACTAATTTTGACATAGAGATGCATACACATAATGACTTTGGAATGGCAACTGCAAATGCACTTGCAGGAATAGCAGCAGGAGCAAATTATGTTGGAGTTACGGTAAATGGATTAGGTGAAAGAGCAGGAAACGCAGCCTTAGAAGAGGTTTTAATGGCACTTAAGTGCGTTTATAAATGTGATTTAAACAATATAGACACTAGAAAATTTAGAGGAATATGTGAGTATGTAGCACAGGCATCAGGAAGAATTCTTCCTACATGGAAAGCAGTGGTTGGAGATAATATGTTTATACATGAATCTGGTATACATGCAGATGGAGCTTTAAAAGACCCACATAACTATGAGCCATTTGACCCAAGTGAAGTAAATCTTGAAAGAAAAATAGTAATAGGTAAACATTCAGGAAGAGCTGCAGTTATAAATAAGTTGAGTGAGTATGAAATGTATATTTCTCCAGAAAACGCTACCAAACTATTAAATGCTATAAGAGCTACATCTATAAGATTAAAAAGAAGTTTAATGGATAAGGAAATTCTTCAATTATATTGTGATATACTAGCACATGAAAAGGGCACAACAGAAGAAGAAGCAGTTAGAGGTTCATATATTTAA
- a CDS encoding aconitate hydratase, giving the protein MGDNIVYKIIKKHIVDGEAVAGNSISIKIDQTLTQDSTGTMTYLQLEAMEIDKVKTKRSVAFVDHNMLQQGFENADDHKYIQTVADKYGVYFSKPGNGICHQVFLERFSTPGDTLLGSDSHTPTAGGVGMMAIGAGGLDVALAMAGGAYYIKAPKVCKVNLVGKLNNMVSSKDIILEVLRKQTVKGGVGKVYEYGGEGVKSLSVPQRATITNMGAELGATTSIFPSDEKTLEFFKSQGREDTWVELKPDADAVYDEEITINLDELKPLAAKPHSPDNVDEVENIGKIKIDQVAIGSCTNSSYEDLMKVAQILKGNKVHKDVSLVIAPGSRQVMEMIARNGALADIISAGARILENSCGPCIGMGQSPGTDSVSLRTFNRNFYGRSGTLSAQVYLVSPEVAAVSAIKGELTDPREFDIKFTDLDVDEFLIDDSMIIKPADVGSDVEVVRGPNIKPFPLNTELSQSIDGKVILKTEDNITTDHIMPSNAKLLPFRSNIPYLANYCFNTVDTEFPQRAKDNNGGFIVGGDNYGQGSSREHAALAPLYLGVKGVIVKSFARIHKANLINSGIIPMEFCDEKDYENISLLDSLEIPNILDNLGSGILEVKNTTKGTSFKVKVELSAKEVDVLKAGGKLNYTKNQAN; this is encoded by the coding sequence ATGGGAGATAATATAGTTTATAAAATAATAAAAAAACATATAGTAGATGGAGAAGCTGTTGCTGGCAACTCAATTAGTATAAAAATAGACCAGACTTTAACACAAGATTCTACTGGAACAATGACATATCTTCAACTAGAAGCTATGGAAATAGATAAAGTAAAGACTAAAAGAAGTGTGGCGTTTGTAGACCATAATATGTTACAACAAGGATTTGAAAATGCAGACGACCATAAGTATATACAAACAGTGGCGGATAAATATGGTGTCTATTTCTCTAAGCCAGGAAATGGTATTTGTCACCAAGTATTTTTAGAAAGATTTTCAACACCAGGAGATACACTTTTAGGTTCTGATAGCCACACACCTACTGCTGGAGGGGTGGGCATGATGGCTATTGGAGCTGGCGGATTAGATGTTGCTTTAGCTATGGCAGGGGGAGCTTATTATATAAAAGCACCAAAAGTCTGTAAGGTAAATCTAGTTGGAAAATTAAATAATATGGTATCATCAAAGGATATAATATTAGAAGTTTTGAGAAAACAAACTGTAAAAGGTGGAGTAGGTAAGGTTTACGAATATGGTGGAGAAGGTGTTAAAAGCCTATCTGTTCCACAAAGAGCTACAATAACAAATATGGGTGCTGAACTTGGAGCAACTACTTCAATCTTCCCAAGTGATGAAAAAACACTAGAATTCTTTAAGAGTCAGGGAAGAGAAGATACATGGGTAGAGTTAAAACCAGATGCAGATGCAGTTTATGATGAAGAAATTACTATAAACTTGGATGAATTAAAACCATTAGCTGCGAAACCTCATAGCCCAGACAATGTAGATGAAGTTGAGAATATAGGAAAAATTAAAATAGACCAAGTTGCAATAGGAAGTTGTACGAATTCTTCTTATGAAGACTTGATGAAAGTAGCTCAAATTCTAAAAGGAAATAAGGTACATAAGGATGTGAGTTTGGTAATAGCACCAGGTTCAAGACAAGTTATGGAGATGATTGCTAGAAATGGAGCTTTGGCAGATATAATAAGTGCTGGAGCCAGAATACTAGAGAATTCTTGTGGTCCATGTATAGGTATGGGACAGTCTCCAGGTACTGACTCTGTGTCTTTAAGAACTTTTAATAGAAATTTCTATGGTAGAAGTGGGACTCTGTCAGCACAAGTATACTTAGTAAGTCCAGAGGTAGCAGCAGTAAGTGCAATAAAAGGAGAGCTTACAGACCCGAGAGAATTTGATATTAAATTTACAGACTTAGATGTAGATGAATTTTTAATTGATGATAGTATGATAATAAAACCTGCTGATGTAGGAAGTGATGTAGAAGTAGTTAGAGGACCTAATATAAAACCTTTCCCTCTTAATACAGAGCTAAGTCAGTCTATAGATGGAAAAGTTATATTAAAGACAGAAGATAATATAACTACTGACCATATAATGCCATCAAATGCTAAGTTACTTCCTTTTAGAAGTAATATACCTTATCTTGCAAATTATTGTTTTAACACTGTAGATACAGAGTTTCCTCAAAGAGCAAAAGACAACAATGGTGGATTTATAGTTGGAGGAGATAATTATGGGCAAGGTTCAAGTAGAGAGCATGCAGCTTTAGCACCATTATACTTAGGTGTTAAAGGGGTGATAGTGAAGAGCTTTGCAAGAATTCACAAGGCTAATTTAATAAATAGTGGTATAATTCCAATGGAGTTTTGTGATGAGAAAGATTATGAAAACATATCTCTTTTAGATAGTCTGGAGATACCAAATATTTTAGATAATCTAGGTAGTGGAATTTTGGAAGTTAAGAATACGACTAAAGGAACTTCTTTTAAGGTTAAAGTAGAATTATCAGCAAAAGAAGTAGATGTATTAAAAGCTGGTGGAAAATTAAATTACACTAAAAATCAAGCTAATTAA
- a CDS encoding isocitrate/isopropylmalate dehydrogenase family protein yields MYKVTLIPGDGIGPEVAKAMKKVVEATGVEIEWEEVNAGETVIEEYGTPLPEYIIDSIKKNKIAIKGPITTPVGKGFRSVNVTLRQALDLYVNLRPIKSFKGIKSRYEDVDLVVVRENTEDLYAGIEHKIGDYAAESIKIITRGASERIVDFACNYVKDNKRKKVTAIHKANIMKMSDGLFLDVFREVASKHGVEYDDLIVDAAAMNLVLNPENYDVMVMPNLYGDILSDLGAGLVGGLGIIPSANIGKDCAIFEAVHGSAPQIAGQNKANPTALIQSSVMMLRYLGEYENAQKIETALEKVFLEGSKLTVDLGGSASITEFVDEVCKYIV; encoded by the coding sequence ATGTATAAAGTGACACTTATACCAGGAGATGGAATAGGACCAGAAGTTGCGAAAGCTATGAAAAAGGTGGTAGAAGCTACTGGGGTAGAGATAGAATGGGAAGAAGTTAATGCCGGAGAGACAGTTATTGAAGAATATGGTACTCCTCTTCCTGAATATATTATAGATAGTATAAAAAAGAACAAAATAGCCATAAAAGGTCCAATTACTACTCCTGTAGGTAAAGGATTTAGAAGTGTAAATGTAACTTTAAGACAGGCATTAGATTTATATGTTAATTTAAGACCAATTAAAAGTTTTAAAGGTATAAAATCAAGATATGAAGATGTTGACTTAGTAGTGGTAAGAGAAAATACAGAAGACTTATATGCTGGCATAGAACATAAAATAGGTGATTATGCAGCTGAAAGTATAAAGATAATAACAAGAGGTGCAAGTGAAAGAATAGTTGATTTTGCATGTAACTATGTTAAAGATAATAAGAGAAAAAAGGTTACAGCTATACATAAGGCAAATATAATGAAAATGTCTGATGGATTGTTTTTAGATGTATTTAGAGAAGTAGCATCAAAACATGGTGTAGAGTATGATGATTTGATTGTAGATGCAGCAGCTATGAACTTAGTTTTAAATCCAGAAAATTACGATGTAATGGTAATGCCAAATCTTTATGGAGATATACTATCAGATTTAGGTGCTGGGCTTGTTGGAGGTTTAGGTATAATTCCAAGTGCAAATATTGGTAAAGATTGTGCGATATTTGAAGCTGTCCATGGAAGTGCTCCACAAATAGCTGGTCAAAATAAAGCTAATCCAACAGCACTTATTCAATCATCAGTAATGATGCTTAGATACTTAGGTGAGTATGAAAATGCACAAAAGATAGAAACAGCTTTAGAAAAAGTGTTTCTTGAAGGAAGTAAATTGACTGTAGATTTAGGTGGTTCAGCTTCAATTACAGAGTTTGTGGATGAAGTATGTAAATATATTGTATAG
- a CDS encoding MarR family transcriptional regulator, whose translation MELCFIKTLDSNILREVGTLFRAVNSINDIKYKELKLQKGQFTFLTRICENPGINLVELSNMLKVDKATTTKAIQKLIKAGYVNKKQDEFDKRRYNLTPTDKSLEVYELIIEEENRSIEICFENFTDEEKQVATKLLEKMSKNVENEWFRVKR comes from the coding sequence TTGGAGTTGTGTTTTATTAAAACCTTAGACAGTAATATATTAAGAGAAGTAGGTACTTTATTTAGAGCAGTAAATTCAATAAATGATATTAAGTACAAGGAATTGAAGCTACAAAAAGGACAATTTACATTTTTGACAAGAATTTGTGAAAACCCTGGTATAAATCTTGTGGAATTATCAAATATGTTAAAGGTAGATAAGGCTACAACAACCAAGGCTATACAGAAGTTAATAAAAGCAGGGTATGTGAATAAAAAACAAGATGAGTTTGATAAAAGAAGGTACAATCTAACTCCAACTGATAAATCTTTAGAAGTTTATGAGCTGATAATTGAAGAAGAGAATAGAAGTATAGAGATATGTTTTGAGAATTTTACAGATGAGGAAAAACAAGTGGCAACTAAATTATTAGAAAAAATGAGTAAAAATGTAGAAAATGAATGGTTTAGAGTAAAGAGATAG
- a CDS encoding GNAT family N-acetyltransferase, producing MIRKANMNDLESIMKIIKSTVEEMRSYNNTQWDENYPLEKDFVSDIKKQDLYVEEVDGEVAGFICLNYEEPEEYVGLNWSSNKKAMVIHRMAVNPNFRKKGIASKLVDFAEKLAEENSVLYLKSDTYSINSKMNSLLIKCGFIKIGEMSFLGKEKSFYCYDKIL from the coding sequence ATGATTAGAAAAGCTAATATGAATGATTTAGAAAGTATTATGAAAATTATAAAATCGACAGTGGAAGAAATGAGGTCTTATAATAATACACAATGGGATGAAAATTACCCATTAGAAAAAGACTTTGTTTCAGATATTAAGAAACAGGATTTATATGTGGAAGAAGTAGATGGAGAAGTTGCGGGATTTATATGTCTTAATTATGAAGAGCCAGAAGAATATGTAGGTCTAAATTGGTCTTCTAATAAAAAAGCTATGGTAATACATAGAATGGCCGTAAATCCAAACTTTAGAAAGAAAGGAATAGCGTCTAAGTTAGTTGATTTTGCAGAAAAATTAGCTGAGGAAAATAGTGTATTATATTTAAAGAGTGATACATATTCAATAAATTCAAAAATGAATTCACTTCTTATAAAGTGTGGTTTTATCAAAATTGGAGAAATGAGTTTTTTAGGAAAGGAGAAATCTTTTTATTGTTATGATAAAATATTATAA
- a CDS encoding nitroreductase family protein, whose product MIEFLKKRRSIRKYKNIEVEKEKLDKILKAALLAPSSKGLRTWEFVVVDNKEKLINLSQCRTKGGGFFLKDAPLAIVVIGDKEKNDVWIEDASIAASYIQLQAHELGLGSCWVQVRNRMHDDNIDADKYIREELKVPDKYSVECIISIGYSDEEKKAYSDSDLDYEKIHFNNF is encoded by the coding sequence ATGATTGAATTTTTAAAAAAAAGAAGAAGTATTAGGAAGTATAAAAATATTGAAGTAGAAAAAGAAAAACTAGATAAAATACTAAAAGCTGCTCTTTTGGCACCATCATCAAAGGGTCTTAGAACATGGGAATTTGTAGTGGTAGATAATAAAGAAAAACTGATTAACTTATCTCAATGTAGAACTAAAGGGGGTGGATTTTTCTTAAAAGACGCACCTTTAGCTATTGTAGTTATTGGAGATAAAGAAAAAAATGATGTTTGGATAGAGGATGCAAGTATTGCTGCTTCCTATATACAACTTCAAGCTCATGAACTAGGATTAGGCTCTTGTTGGGTACAAGTAAGAAATAGGATGCATGATGATAATATAGACGCTGATAAATATATTAGAGAAGAGTTGAAAGTACCTGATAAGTACAGTGTGGAATGTATAATTTCTATAGGGTATTCTGATGAAGAAAAGAAAGCATATAGTGACTCTGATTTGGACTATGAAAAGATTCATTTTAACAACTTTTAA
- a CDS encoding helix-turn-helix domain-containing protein: MGIFKTKIDEDWKVNYIKEFNEMRDSYESKLQKKQFEVDSLKSELDRLRSYKNSLKPKEKQITDDDINNIKNLRRDGLSYKEISNQTSWSKATVSRVLNGLYD, translated from the coding sequence ATGGGTATATTTAAAACAAAAATTGATGAGGATTGGAAAGTAAACTACATTAAAGAATTTAATGAAATGAGAGACTCTTATGAGAGTAAACTTCAAAAAAAACAGTTTGAAGTAGACAGTTTGAAATCAGAATTAGATAGACTAAGAAGCTATAAAAATAGTCTTAAGCCAAAAGAAAAACAAATTACTGATGATGATATAAATAATATAAAAAATTTAAGAAGAGATGGCTTAAGTTATAAAGAAATTTCAAATCAAACAAGTTGGAGTAAAGCAACTGTAAGTAGAGTATTAAATGGACTTTACGATTAG
- a CDS encoding CPBP family intramembrane metalloprotease, whose translation MKYSYKKCIIDSILLMIIVQILRMILNYILLSQFEFTLENFNIINLISFILVGLSLILFLKDNSLYNKIRNRKITEAFKENKNNILIEKCKLILFIVVLSLAIISTYCTEGYVFFNVTMMILSILIVPIFEELFFREYMWNYLSNFIKSKSKIICITSILSGIYNIGYIDVIRNYITLYNNSSYTSDVIISKIMIGTVFGIVLGIVKSRFKDVGFCILLRSLFSIFIRQII comes from the coding sequence ATGAAGTATAGTTACAAAAAATGTATAATAGATTCTATTTTATTGATGATTATAGTTCAAATATTAAGGATGATTTTGAATTATATACTTCTAAGTCAATTTGAATTTACTCTTGAAAATTTTAATATTATAAACTTAATTTCTTTTATATTAGTTGGCTTATCATTAATTTTATTTTTAAAAGACAATTCTTTGTATAACAAGATTAGAAATAGGAAAATCACTGAAGCTTTTAAAGAAAATAAAAACAATATACTTATTGAAAAATGTAAGCTGATACTTTTTATAGTGGTTTTATCTTTAGCAATAATATCAACTTATTGTACTGAGGGATATGTATTTTTTAATGTAACTATGATGATTTTGTCTATACTTATAGTTCCAATATTTGAAGAGTTATTTTTTAGAGAATATATGTGGAACTATCTAAGTAATTTTATAAAGTCAAAGAGTAAGATTATCTGTATAACATCTATATTATCTGGTATTTATAATATAGGATATATAGATGTTATAAGAAATTATATAACATTGTATAACAATTCAAGTTATACATCTGACGTTATTATTTCAAAAATAATGATAGGTACTGTTTTTGGTATTGTGCTTGGAATTGTTAAATCAAGATTCAAAGATGTAGGTTTTTGCATATTGTTGAGGAGTCTATTTTCTATTTTTATTAGGCAAATAATATAA
- the treR gene encoding trehalose operon repressor encodes MKKFYEIYLDLEKDIRNNVYAIGELLPTEVKLAQKYQVSRETIRKAQALLLEKGFIQKKQGKGAIVLDINKFEIEGAGLISFDELQRNKNLDTEIDVLKNKKEIMPLEICKKLDIDTKTKVISVERLRKINGEAVILDKDYFIFEIIPEIPLIAVQSSIFNYIEKDLELKIGYANREVTVNPVTEEDKMLLDIGTDTHVVVIRSEVYLEDTRLFQYHESRHRVDTFRFVDFARRRNL; translated from the coding sequence TTGAAAAAATTTTATGAAATATATTTAGATTTAGAGAAAGATATAAGAAATAATGTATATGCAATAGGAGAACTTTTGCCAACAGAAGTAAAGCTTGCTCAAAAATATCAAGTATCAAGAGAAACTATTAGAAAAGCACAAGCTCTCTTGTTAGAAAAGGGTTTTATACAAAAAAAGCAAGGTAAAGGTGCTATTGTTTTAGATATAAATAAGTTTGAAATAGAAGGGGCAGGGCTAATTAGTTTTGACGAATTACAAAGAAATAAAAATTTGGATACAGAAATAGATGTACTTAAAAACAAAAAGGAAATTATGCCTTTAGAAATTTGTAAAAAGTTAGATATAGACACGAAAACTAAGGTTATATCAGTTGAAAGACTTAGAAAAATTAATGGAGAAGCTGTTATTTTAGATAAAGATTACTTTATATTTGAAATAATACCAGAAATACCATTAATAGCAGTTCAAAGTTCAATATTTAATTATATAGAGAAAGATTTAGAATTAAAAATAGGTTATGCAAATAGAGAGGTAACAGTAAACCCTGTTACAGAAGAGGATAAGATGTTGCTAGATATTGGAACAGATACACATGTTGTGGTGATAAGAAGTGAAGTATATTTAGAAGACACAAGGTTATTCCAATATCATGAATCTAGACATAGAGTTGACACATTTAGATTTGTGGATTTTGCAAGAAGAAGAAATCTTTAA